CTTATTCTTAAGATGTATATCTTGTAGGTTTCATCGCTCCTCTCAAGGGGGGTTGTGTAACCTACAAGAGTATGTGAGCCCTGGATCCTAGACTGAACTAGGATTCGGGCTCCCCTTGGTTTATAATTTTAAGATTTAGATCTTGTATGTTTCCACTCTCCTCTCAAGAAGAAATGTGTAGCATACAAGGGCGAAGGCGTGCCCGGGTCCCAGCCAGCAGGTTGGGACCCTGGTTTCCCTCCGCCTTATTCTTAAAATATAGATATTGTAGGTCTCTACGCTCCTCTCTAGGAGGAACGTGTGACCTACAGGAGCAAAGGTGGGCCCGGGTCCCTGGGCAAGCTGGGGATTCGTGCCCTTCAAACCACGTAACCAGCATGCAACGTGAGGTAAGGGCCCTAGGACCCATCCTTACAGTGGGTCCCATGCCCCCTTATCTTAATCACGCACCTTAGCTTAATGATGGTCTAAATATgacctttttattttaattagtATGAAAAGAGTGCTACACCTCCGGGGAAAGGGGTACCCTAGTTCCCATTTCACCAATAGAAGCAATTCAACGTTTCGTAGCATAATAATTACAAATTAGCATTGCTTGCACGTCACTACCATATTTCACATGAGCAACGAATGACCCATTATCATTACAATAAATTTACATCACTAAACATGAGCATATCTACTCACCCAACAAATAACATATCAACTCTAGAAAACCATTTTCCGCATTACTAGCAAACCATATTTCACCTATTTCATAAATCTTCATATCACAACAAATATCAAATTTTCACAATGTATTTGAACTAAACCcaatacattttttatttttccagtttctaaactattttttgttttgccctcaaatttgaatttatctgactctatttcaaaaaatttcttcACCATCTGCCACTACAAATCAAGAACTacatccatgattttttttttgatttttttggaattttcaaTTTGCTCAAATTTCAAACAAACCATACCGCGGAAAACCATAACCGTGCCCCGGTTGTAAGTGCAGTAACCACGCGATAAGGTAAACCCTACTGAAGCAATGCCACTAGTAGTGTCAGCAGTGCAAAGGGGAAGGCGATTTCTCAGACGCTCAGACAAATCAAACATGCACACATCAGttatacacatagcaaaatttTGCAAAAATCACCCCTTTGATAGGGCCATAGAGGATTAAGGGCTACCAAAATGTTGATAGTGCCAAAACCTAGGCAAGTTTTGACACTAGCAAGTTTGATACGGTAGATTTGATACTATCTAGGCATAAGTTGGTCACAATCCAAATGCTACCAAAGTACTATTAAAAGCTACCAAAACATTGTATGGTATATATTGGCACCAATACAAACAAGTCCTAATTCATAGTCATGATTCTTTAAACAATGTTGTTTGAATTTCATATTTAAAACACCTATTCAACCCCCTCTCTCTAGGCGTGTATTATTCACCGTACTCCATCTGGTTTATTATATGCCACACTGGCATGTCATCATCTTCAATAATTTCTTTGTAGTACTTGTTTGAGATGTATGACGCTGTAAGATTGCAGTGGGAGGCACTTGTGTTTTACAACATATAGGAGTGTTGTTGCCTGCTGGATTTTCGATACAAGCTATCACGATTTGTACTTTAGCATGTAACCATGAACCCGGAAGATGCAACCTTCTGTCTCATAGACCATCGTGTACTCGGTTTTGCTGGATTATACAACCCTAAATTGTCTCTATGACTTGAATGAGCAGGAGTTCACTGCATCCTACAATACAGACTTATCTTAGAACATAATACCCAGATTGATTGGCCTCTCGCCAAAAAAACTTAGTGAGTAATGGTAGGAGTTCTCTCCAATATAACCAGGATATTCGAGGTTCCATGAAGAAGGATAGGTTCTTCATCATTTTCGTCATTGTTTTCTTCGTGTTCAGGTTGTCCTCGTCTTCACAAGCATGTCGGTCCACCGTATCATTTTCTTAAAATACAACAGATACCTCCTCCCCTTCATCGACTTCACCGATAGGATGTCGGTTCACCACTTTAGCTCTTTCTATGGATAGGTTCTAAATGTCAGAACCAACATCACCATAACGATGTTTTGGGATAACATAGTCGTGTGCGGCCGCGTGAGACACTACCTCCTCATGGTTGCTGGACTACCCCCATGCACTCTTTGTTGGGACTCTTCATGGACATGCCTGCACCAACATGACATATTCTCATTCTTGATGCCTCCAGCCAGGAAGCCAAGTTTGCCAGGCCTTACTTCATGTCACATGTTTCAGCTCCCATTTTGTGTTGTTTACCGAACAACTCTTCATAACCCTCACATTAACACTGCATACATCTAAATCTAACGAAAATATGCATGTCAGCCAGTATCACACTTCAGGCATTGTGAGGTTGTTGAGACTTGGATGGTACAGTGTGCACTGCCTAAAATTGATCAAATTGACACCACTTTCATTTTCCATAATTTCCCCTTCACCAAAACATACTCTAGATATCAACACTCCTGCTAGGATCGAGGTGCATTATCTATATTGATTAAGAGGACTTATAGATATATTAACTACTTCTACAATCATGCAAAGTAAGACGCTGGATAGATGAGTCAAATTATTTTACTCTTATTGtaaatattttctatttttttccaacaacaaatatttccttttgttttcttttttgagtAAATGATACCATATGCAGTGCATTTCTAAACATATAAGGCATTCCATCAAAATCTATATGCTAAATATAAGTTTGAACATCCTATaactaaaaattaattataGTACAAAATACCACATTACCATACCATAATAACAGTGTAAGTCATGCTACATAAATTAACACCACCAAGCATTATTCTACTTATTGTCATTTAGtaaataaaatagttgagacTACATTCATAATATTtgctttttaaaaaactttctatGCGAGTACTTTCACATGCCAAATATGAAAATGCAACATATAATAAACTAATAACAGTACCACATTGCCTCCAGAACTAATAACAAATTTTAACTCATGCTACATGAACTAATTTTTAAATCATCGAACTTACCTATATTTTTCCttctatcctctcctctccttccctcccctctttctttctttattccTTCTTCCGGCTGCTCCTTTCCTCCTTTTATGGCACGGTTGCATTGGATTCTCTTGCCGACACAGATGGATGTTGGTCAACACGAAACAATGGTGTTGGCTATGTTGATTATGTAAAATCAAAGTTTGTTTGATTGTTATTTTGTGATTAATAATTGGCatatgagattattggttttgatatttggagataatTGGGGAAGTGGTTTTGAAGATGACTGGATTTTCACATAATGAACAGGAATTGCTTACAGATTGGGTCCGGTCAAACCGGGCTATGGTAGCCGGTCAATCCGGCAGTATGTGACTGGCCAGCCCACCGTCTGACCGGTCGAAGTTGTGTTGGTTTTGATTTTgagttgtttctttggatatctaTGGATAATTCATGTTTATGACTTCTTGATGGATACTATGCGCatgtaatactgttgtgtgCTAACAAAGAGTCAAGTTGGTGAGAACTTGTGCTTAGAAATGGTTTCTTGGATGATGTATGTGTAGGTGAGtcttgatgcctcgggagagcgTTGTCAATGATGGATTGGgagtcaacttgggagaagATGACGTTCGGACGATcaggatatcatgcgggatacttaggctaaagatcaatACACGTGATtagtgaagattccatatggcatatgaCAGAGATATTGTGTgcatatgggatgcggagtcaaaTTTAGAAGGAATCCAAATTTGAtacaattggagtttgtaaagttcgTTTCTTGTATGGGAAGGTTTCTTAGGGGATTAGGACTTCTTTTACAAGATTGGTTTGTGGATTTAAGCTGCCTACCTTGGgtataaataaagagagaggGTGTGGCCTCCAGTATCGTTTTTTGAGAGAGTTGAGTTTAGAGAAAAGTTAGGCTTtagagtttagtcgagattttcttgaggagtgttgttgttgcactttgcaaacacagagagaagtaataaagtttcaTTCTACATTGAGAGGTtttcgatttgtgtttgctcGGGTATGGCGGTCCAACCGGTGAGACAccagcggtcagaccagcggatACACGACGGTTAGACCGGCGGTGGTGACAAGCGACAGTGGCACATTgggtggtcagaccggtgcGACTACACCGGTCAAACCGGAGGTCATCGAGTGGTCAGACCGGCATATTTACTCTGGTCAGACCAATCACCATCGAATTTGGTTTTGGGGTACTAAACCATTCACCACTCCTCTGGTTGGCTTGGTTTTTGCTATTCGATCCTACATATTACAAGGAGAGTTAACCGGAGAAAAGAACACTAAAGAacaaagcgagagagagagacttattggcacataagaaaaaaaaatagagagagacCCTCAAACTGTGAAAGAGAGGGACATTGAGTGatgaggaaaaagagaaaaaagagcgGGAATATCATCAATGTCTTGGAGATTGGTCAGGCAGTGAAGGAGTTCATGTTCCAGAGACACGAAATGGGTGACGGGGCATGGAAAATTGAAGGTGAATGAGTTCCCTTTAGGACGTTCACAGTTCATACCGTTGGCGTTTGGCCTAGGCCATCCACGTCAAAGATTTGCTGCCACATCTTCCCCGCGTGTGGTCCCGTGAAAGAATGTGGAGCCCAAACTGGTCACGTGTTCTCCAGGTCTATCGAGGTCGTGCGGCGCGGGGGGAGAGTGTTGGCCCCGCACCGTCTACGTCGGAGTCCAGCGCTAGGACCTAAAAGGCAAAAGCGGCGGAGGGGGAAGGGAGAGTCCCTTGCCGCCCCTGCGACGTCATCGACGAGATGCCGCTTTGCCGTAGCCAACAAGAGGCGCCAAATCAGAGCTAGGAGGTCCTCGTCACCAACGTGGGGAAGCACAGGGTGGCCACCAACGCCATTGCGGTTGGCCGAGCACGTCACTGCCGCCGGGGCACCATCCACTGCCACAGACCTTgttgagccgagccgccgccagaGAGAAGGTGAGAGGCATGGACCGGTGCTGCCAAGGTGGGCGGAGAACTCTAGATCTGGCACTAGGAGTCCTCCTTGTCGTCGTCACCTTCTTGCGTTGGGGTCCTCTGTCGCCATGCCCGCCGCCGAGGCCCGTCTTCGGGTAGCCGCTGGCCAGCTGCCAGATCCGGTGGTCAAGGAAGGAGATGAGCAGTACCGCCGATTGGTGGAGGAGACGAAGAGTGCCGCCGGTCGAGAGAGAAGAAGGGAGTCGGCAGTCGCTGACTAtggaaggagaagagggagcTGTAGCCGCTGTTGGCTCACTGTCGTGTGCGGAGGAGTGAGGGAGAGGTGAGAGGACAAaggagggaggagaagaaggaaaTTTATATTCTTTTCTAGATTTTAGAGTGTTCGGTGTAAAATTTGGACATCCAcacaaattgaaaaaaaatagaattgaaATAAAAAGTTTCAAgggctaaaatataaaattaaagtcACTTCTAAAGCCACTTGCACTATAAATAACTTGGATTTTGGACCTATAGCCTCAATCTACATGGTACCACATGCTTTTGTTCACAGGAGATTAAGGCCTCCTCCAACAAGGGTGGGTCAGCTAGCTCATAAATCTCCACATCAGCTTTTGTAtgatgtggaagagagagaagataaggagagagaatgCACTATCTCTTCTTCAAGAGCTAAGCTCCTAAAGAAAATGTGAGAGGAATTGTGAAACCCAAAACATTTTAAACAATGTGCTATGAGACAATCTATTGGAGAGGTAGACTTTTTGCTATTTCTTGTATGAGGTGGACAAGCATGAGCTAGTGCAATAGCTCAACCATTAAAGGAGGCCTAAGAGAGAAAAcctctcgttttccacgcgcacgtttCCCGGAcaactaaacgatgtgtttttcgcaaaaattttctatagtaaagttgctttaaaaaattatattagtccattttaaaatttaaaatagttaatactcaattaatcatacgctaatggctcaccgTTTTACGTAATGtcccttttcctcttctctcaaGCACAGGCGAGCAGGACGCACTATGAATGGCCTTACATACACACAGCTAGCTCGCGAATCCTGGCCTACCCGACGCACTCGCACACAGGGCTCAAAGGCGACACTGTCATCACCATTTCACGCAGACGGGGCGTGAAGCCATCATCGTTCCCTGGCCAGCACCCACACAGCAGTTTGCACTGACCTCCCTGATCTTGTCGCCCCAATTCGCATCCCACCAGCGCGAACTCGCAACTTCGCATTGTATACACGCGATCTCGTCGACAATATTACCAATTATTGGCAAATGTCTAttcttgtaaaaaaaatcacgAGTTATATatttccaagaaaaaaatgaacattatattttcaaaagaaaaaattgaaataagttCAAACAATATTTCAAAGAAACATGACATCCTCAAGATGAATTCGATAAATTCGAGAACATCAAGATACAGTTTGTTCTGAAATATGTACCATTGCTCTAAAAGCTTATTCATTCCTGCATACTATGTTCAATGAAAGGTACCTCCAAGATACAGTTTGCCATCAACTCAGTACAAAACTTGGCCTAAGATTACATTATTGGTTCATCGGTTGGAAGGGGCTataaaaacaaagaaataaaagaataCACAGGTGGTAACATTGCTAATGTCACCGGTATGTTTATGTTATGACAGTAGGCTTATCTCTTCCAGTGAAGTCCTTCAACTTTGAAACAGATAGAGCTAGGTCTGcagaaatttaaaatagtttatgaGTAGTTTATATATACACATAATTTCAGGAAATGGATGCATAGAAAGCTCATCTGAGGGCAGATGATAGTTACCTATTAAAGGCTTCAAAGCTATTTGTGCATCCAGATCATGCTTTGAGGCATCAGACTCGAATTGCTCAATGTATATACGGATTGTTGCTCCAGCAGATCCGGTTCCCTATAAGAGAAAAATATACTAAATTGTAAAACAAGTGGGCAAAATCAGTGGCTTTTAGTGAATATGTGAAAGATTCATGCTTCTCAGCATTAAGAAGAGAAGGAAGTTTGAGCAAACAAGTGAGCGCCTAGAAGCAGCAACTCCAACAACAAGataagggagaaaaaaatatcagtGATAGCTGTGTACCGAAAGGCGGAAGATAATCCTAGATCCATCGGTGAATACAAATCGAAGCCCTTGTTTAGATACAGTGCTACCATCCACCTGTAACATTTAGGAAAAATGTAAATTTCAATTGCGCACCATGACTGACATATCCACCAAAACACGCACACATGGGTGttcaagggagagagagagagagagagcgccaaCCGGATCAGTGTAACTGAAATCATCGGCAAACTGAAGGGTATAGTTTCCTACATCATAAGGTCAATAATTCATTAGCCTTTCTGGTAACCATCATACATATCATCACTACGGAACATACAAGCACAATTCTATAATAACCAACCATATTTCTCTCCAGGCTTGCTTTTTGCGATCACATCTCTAAGATGCTCCATCATCTTATTTGCACTCTCAGATTCACACTCCTGTACAGTACAAGATTAGTGATTCATTGGAATTTCTGGGTTGAAATAATGTACCAGAAATTTTATTCGGTACGCAAGATAAACTCTCATAAATTATCATTTCAGAAATTCATTATGAAAGATAAAATACCTCATAATCATATCTGGAGAAGAAATTCCTTCCATAGGTTGCCCAGTGTTCCCTAGCTACATCTTCCACTGACACTAATCTCTCCCCGGCCTTCTTATCCTTGTTCCGGTGTGCAAGTATGGACAGCCAAGCTAGAACAGCCCTGAAAGTCAGTAGTTAGCGGGAGTGTGACTAGTTCCATGCAGACAGTTCTCAAGAAAAGAGTGCAAACTATCAAGCATGCATAGAAAGCAATTCTGATGCACTTATCTCTGTTTTGGCATTTCTAGGCAACAACTGGATACTAGGACAGTAAGGATATCTAATAGAAAAAGCATCCATGTATAAACAATATTTTACCATATGCCATCCTTCTCCCTGATGTGATCAGATCCTGTCCCAAAACTTTCCTCTCCACATATAGACAATTTACCTGCATCCATTAGGTTTCCAAAAAATTTCCATCCTGTTGGTACCTGCAAAGTGACCATATTGTCTTAGCTGTTCTTCTAGAAGCCATGGCCTATTGACTATTTTGCAAACAAATCATGCACATGCAATTCACTGACAAAAGTACCTCAAAGAACGGAACATTCAATTTATCAGCTACACGATCAAGAGCACCACTCGTTGGCATTGATCTAGCAAGACCCTGAAGAAAGTATCAAACATAAGAGATCATTCTTGTCTTTGATGAGTCTAATATCCTATTTAGAAAAACATTATAATGTGTAACATCTCATTACTTTTGGACCAGATTGGAAATAAGGAATTGCTGCCTGTGCATTCGCTGCAATTATTGCAACAGAGTCTGATGGTGTAACAAAGAACCTTCTTCCAAGAATCATGTTTCGATCACCATCACCTGCAAGCATTTTTACCTCTAATGTTATTTGTTCACACAATATTCCCTTCAGCAACTAAACTAAAAGGTTCctcgcacaaaaaaaaaataaagaaaaagaaaaaaaggaagggcACAGAAAGAAAGAACCAGTGATAAAATAGAACATTCAATGAAGTTTGCAAATGCAGCAAGTAAAACTTCTCAAATCTAACTGTATTAAATGATAATATTAAGGTACGGACAACacaaataatatgaaaaggaGATTCAAGCTGTAACTATATGCACATAATATACTAAGAAAATGAGACCAAAGTAGATAGTTACAGTGACACGTCAATTTTCAGAGCAAGTGACATATGGCTGTTATGGCATCACTTCGAGGAGAGATAAATCTAATGATCAATAATTGTTAATTAGTCTCAACAATACTTAAAGGTATTTCTCATCCAACTGCTATACCAGAATTGTTTAAATTTTGCCAGACacaattgaagatatttttttagaCAACGGAGAAGTGTTACACCTCTGGCATCCGCATTACGTGCACACGGCCAAGACAATAGAAGATCTATTAATGCAGATGCAGTACTAGTATTTCCCTGTGCTAAGAAAtaattttggacaatgacacggtcacCAAAAACAGTTGATTTTTTTAGTAATTACTAGTATAAATTCCACAAAGAGTGTAGCATTGTTATAATATTCTGAAACTATTTTGAAGACAAAACTAGTCatatcatttttcttttctgatcaAAGAACAGCAGTGGAGGTCCCCACAGTTTAAATTTGTTCATATATCAAAAAAATGTACAAAAGTTACAACCCTATGATCTAATATTTAACAGTATCTTTATCTCTCTCATTAAGTTCAAAGAGAAGCAAAAATGGCTCTTCAAAAGATGCCTACTCGCTCTTGTGAAATCATTACTAACAGTTGAATTCTAAATATTCAAAGTGATATTGATGGTTAAGTTTAAACGTGTTGAATGCACACATTCCTGAACATCACTTATCTGTGACTAGAGGGAGTAATATAGGCATACCATCACTTGCTGCACCAAAGTCAGGTGCTCCGCTTCCAAACATGGTAAACACAAGCTCTTTGGCATAACTGTAGAAAAACAACAGTAAGtacagtagttttttttttttttaacatgaaGTAAGTATAGCACTACGGGCATATTCTTCATTTGAGGACTGATTTACATACGTTAAATTAGGATCAGGGTGACCATTGCCAAAATCTTCAAGTGGAACACCATTTAATATATAGTCCTGCAAACCAGGTGTATATTCAGCATCAAATAATGGAAttcctcaagaaaaaaaaaatgattcatcTCAAGTAATTGATACACCACCGGATCAGCTCCAAGTTTCTCAACAAAAATAGGATCCGCATATGCACCAGTCACAGCATGCATGGCATCAAATACAAACCTAGAAAATCAAGGAAAATTACCATTATTATTTGCAGATATAAATTCATATTCCCAAAAATAAAGAAACAAATAATATGGTTATTACTTATCACACTACAAAGTTACATAGTTATTGCATCTGCTACTAATCATAAGTTCATCACCACAACAAAATGTAATAGGTACTACTACAACCGCCCAAAAATATTAGGGATTTTAGCTATGCACCTGGACtagtgcttatattttaggacagaggtagtagtGGTTAGCAAATATCGCATAAGTGCTCCCCTTTGAAACTCAAGAATGACTGAAGGAAAATAAAGAGCAGTTTTTTGAAACTTATGCTCAAACAAATGAACCAGTGAAGTACATGTTGACATAAATGTGTAGATTATTAGGCTTCATAAAAATACACATGTAGATTATCAGGCATTAATATTTCCAAAACTCTAGTATTATTTATTAATGACTAAACAACATGTGAAAAGCAAATAAATATACAGAACCTGAAATCTGGCCGAGACAACAAGCCCTTGATAAGTTGGAAGTCAAACACATTCTGAAGACACAAACAGGAAAGaaataatttagatataaaataaattatctctGTATAATTATTTCATTGTATACCTCCATTAGCTCAAGGTAGTCCAAGACAGGGTCTATCACTTCAACGGTGAAATCACCATAGCTTACAACTCCTAGAGAGGACAAATCAACATCAGGAATATCTGCCGTTTTTATTTCAGAAATCTGCAGGAGATTTGCATTATGGTGAAGAAATAATATCATCAGAAATAAGTAAAATGTAAGGGCAATATTATTCGACATCTACGATAATGCCATGAAGAAAAATGCTGTAGCAGTGACATTGGAAAGAGAAATGCAGTAACATGAGACAAAACGTGTTAGATGCCAATAGGATGTTACTGAAAACAGGGTTGGGTGCAAAACAGCTATTCTACATAGTATAAATATAATGGGCTAATGTATAAATAATATGCTAATAAATAGTAAAGGTGCATACCGAAAGTGTGTTTCCATATATTTGGTCGGTAATTGTCTCTGGTGCTGGCTGCCCACTGCTATAGTTGAACTGCAATTGAACATCTTATTAAGCTACTTGATCATGTAATAAACTTGAGGAAAATTGCATGTTTATACTATCGCATGTTGACAATTCGGTTTTTGCCGAATACTTGCCACACAAGAAATTTTCAATTATTTCATTCATGAATCAAAAATACAAGAAGCTATATTTTCAATTATTTCATTCATGAATCATGAGGGACCCAACACAGAAAATATTGGGCACCCAAGAACATTTCTAGATTTGCACTTCAAAAACAGAACAACCCTTTCTTTTCATTTGTCCAGGGTGAGAGACCAAACATAGACAAATAAAAACATTATGGAAATAGCAAAGTGTTTCTTTTCTCAGATCCTTCATCAAAGAGTCTATGATTGGTAAGTTATTTCTGGAGATAGAAAAGTATTTCTTTGTTGCCATTCTGTCAAATAGTTCATTTCATATTTGTCAGGACGAAACTAAATAGAATTGTATTATTAATCTAATCAATTACTGCAATACAAGAGAATATACAATTTAAGTTATGGCATACCTTGATACCCCAATCATTATCTGGCCCACCTGGATTATGGCTTGCACTCATGATGAAGCCACCATTGGCCTAACAGAATTGAAAACTGCAATGaattagaaaattaaaaaagataGTGAAGCACACAATGAATGAAAAAAGGTGTAAAACATACTTGTCTTTTACGAATTACTGCAGATACAGCAGGCGTTGACAGCAGACCGTTCCTACAAATATTTTAACAATTACAGGATACAAAGTATATATCAAACACAAGATGAAATGGGAAATAAACTGGAAAATTGAGCATGCTAAATGTTTGAGGGAAGTAACATAGTGTCCTTTCTATGCTCAGAACTAAGTCAAAATCAAATTATGTGATTATTATTGTCAGATGCTTTAATTTATTTGGTAAAATCTGTTATTCTTCCTTTAATTGAGTATGCTAAGGATCATGTGGATATTTTCCAGACCGAACCCAGTGAAGGTATGAAGGCTTCAAGCTTTCAAAGTCAGGGTTCAGAAATCCGTTCAGAGGTGGGGAAATGAGAACCTGACTAGTTATAGTTTTTTGCCCAGAAACTGGCCCTTTTCCAGCCTTAAAAGTACTTGGTTTGGGAACATTTTATTAGAAAAT
Above is a window of Oryza sativa Japonica Group chromosome 10, ASM3414082v1 DNA encoding:
- the LOC4348230 gene encoding phosphoglucomutase, chloroplastic codes for the protein MASHALRLHPLLFSAAAARPAPLAARPGGGARRVHRRHSLAVVRCSSSAAQALKIKSIPTKPVEGQKTGTSGLRKKVKVFQQENYLANWIQALFNSLPPEDYVGGTLVLGGDGRYFNKDAAQIITKIAAGNGVGKILVGRNGLLSTPAVSAVIRKRQANGGFIMSASHNPGGPDNDWGIKFNYSSGQPAPETITDQIYGNTLSISEIKTADIPDVDLSSLGVVSYGDFTVEVIDPVLDYLELMENVFDFQLIKGLLSRPDFRFVFDAMHAVTGAYADPIFVEKLGADPDYILNGVPLEDFGNGHPDPNLTYAKELVFTMFGSGAPDFGAASDGDGDRNMILGRRFFVTPSDSVAIIAANAQAAIPYFQSGPKGLARSMPTSGALDRVADKLNVPFFEVPTGWKFFGNLMDAGKLSICGEESFGTGSDHIREKDGIWAVLAWLSILAHRNKDKKAGERLVSVEDVAREHWATYGRNFFSRYDYEECESESANKMMEHLRDVIAKSKPGEKYGNYTLQFADDFSYTDPVDGSTVSKQGLRFVFTDGSRIIFRLSGTGSAGATIRIYIEQFESDASKHDLDAQIALKPLIDLALSVSKLKDFTGRDKPTVIT